In Dermacentor variabilis isolate Ectoservices chromosome 7, ASM5094787v1, whole genome shotgun sequence, a genomic segment contains:
- the LOC142588918 gene encoding uncharacterized protein LOC142588918 has protein sequence MTQGYRVRKVSPFLVRKSSTGAMFEAEAPDGPIRDSRCGAPRLVHCSSNLTALVKDHGWFYMPGAGHPGGCIEWLPAHFCAASDGFSSGGGYRYNTTEECSSLCERGMPRKDCTQPLPLSAVYNCTHPANQSRQHWWFYDPVSHACREWKDVCAYKSYATMADCVQDCLT, from the exons ATGACGCAAGGGTACCGTGTGCGTAAGGTGTCACCATTCCTAGTGCGAAAGTCCTCCACCG GGGCAATGTTCGAGGCGGAAGCGCCCGATGGCCCGATCCGCGACAGCCGGTGCGGCGCACCGCGCCTGGTGCACTGCTCCAGCAACCTGACCGCCCTGGTGAAAGACCACGGCTGGTTCTACATGCCTGGTGCCGGTCACCCCGGAGGATGCATCGAGTGGCTGCCCGCTCACTTTTGTGCCGCTAGCGATGGCTTCTCCTCGGGTGGAGGGTACCGGTACAACACCACCGAGGAGTGCAGCTCGCTCTGCGAACGAG GGATGCCGAGGAAGGACTGCACGCAACCGCTTCCCCTCTCGGCCGTCTACAACTGCACGCACCCTGCGAACCAGAGCCGGCAGCACTGGTGGTTCTACGATCCCGTCAGCCACGCGTGCCGAGAATGGAAGGACGTGTGCGCCTACAAGTCGTACGCCACCATGGCCGACTGCGTGCAGGACTGCTTGACCTAA